Proteins encoded by one window of Rutidosis leptorrhynchoides isolate AG116_Rl617_1_P2 chromosome 7, CSIRO_AGI_Rlap_v1, whole genome shotgun sequence:
- the LOC139858034 gene encoding small ribosomal subunit protein uS13z/uS13y/uS13x: protein MSLVANEDFQHILRVQNTNVDGKQKIMFAMTSIKGIGRRFANIVCKKADVDMNKRAGELSNAEIDNLMTIVANPRQFKIPDWFLNRKKDYKDGKYSQVTSNALDMKLRDDLERLKKIRNHRGLRHYWGLRVRGQHTKTTGRRGKTVGVSKKR, encoded by the exons ATG AGTTTGGTAGCAAATGAAGATTTTCAGCACATTCTTCGTGTGCAAAACACAAATGTTGATGGAAAGCAAAAGATTATGTTTGCAATGACGTCAATTAAAGGTATTGGACGTCGTTTTGCAAATATTGTTTGCAAAAAAGCTGATGTTGATATGAACAAAag GGCCGGAGAACTCTCGAATGCCGAGATCGACAATCTGATGACAATTGTTGCGAACCCAAGGCAATTTAAAATCCCAGATTGGTTTCTTAACAGAAAGAAGGATTACAAGGATGGCAAGTACTCGCAAGTCACATCTAATGCACTCGACATGAAACTCAGAGATGATCTTGAGCGTTTGAAGAAGATCAG GAATCATCGGGGTCTTCGTCACTACTGGGGTCTGCGAGTACGTGGACAGCACACAAAGACCACTGGCCGTAGGGGTAAAACTGTAGGTGTCTCCAAAAAGCGATAA